Within Triticum dicoccoides isolate Atlit2015 ecotype Zavitan chromosome 1B, WEW_v2.0, whole genome shotgun sequence, the genomic segment ttttttagtgaaatttgaggagaggaaagacaaaacatctacctcaggagacctcaccagagcgacgaagggactgaggagtaaaaagaatcctactctccgatatatataatcctaagactaaaaatagttttctttctagactcaacaacggccaacaatcaagggggctcctatggttggtcgaggctctgataccaacttgtcacgcccaatatgcgatcctatccaaaaggaacctgaaggacccaccaaggatagacccgcatactgaaacgcttttgcaaggtggatatcattacatcaacattacataataggtagggatacatacaagaggcatacaatgccacacgaatacaacatcacaatacataagagcatcatccgactacggatgaaacacaaacagaaagtcaaacgacatccaccctgctagcccaggctgccgacctggaacctatcccctgatcgaagaagaagcagaagaagaactcaagacaagcaagcatcgctctcgcgtcatgatcatcgcataacctgtacctgcaactgttgttgtagtaatctgtgagccacgaggactcagcaatcccattaccatgggtatcaagactagcaaagcttaaagggaaaggaaggggtaaagtggtgaggttgaagcagcgactaagcatatatggtggctaacatacgcaaataagagcgagaagagagcaaatggaatgatCGTCaattagtaatgatcaagaagtgatcctgaactcctacttatgtcaaacataacccagaaaccgtgttcacttcccggactccgccgaaaagagaccatcacggctacacacgcgattgatgcgttttaattcggatctggtgtcaagttatctacaatcggacattaacaaattcccatctgcctataaccgcaggcacggcttttgaaagattataccctgcaggggtgtcccaacttagcccatgacaagctctcgcgatcaacgaaggatataccttctcccaggaagacccgatcagactcggaatcccggtttacaagacatttcgacaatggtaaaacaagaccagcaagactgcccgatgcgccgacaatcccgataggagctgcacatatctcgttctcagggcaacaccggatgaacactacgtacaactaaaaccagacctcgagtttccccgaggtggcgctgcaagtggctctggttcggaccaacacttagacaagcattggcccgggggggctgtaataaagatgacccttgggttaattactcccaagggaaatataggtgatggtgaggcaaatggtaaaaccaatgttgggccttgctggaggagttttattcaaagcgaactgtcaagggggtcccataaattactcgaccgcgtaaggaaagcaaaatccgggaacataacaccggtatgacggaaactagggcggcaagagtggaacaaaacaccaggcataaggccgagccttccaccctttaccaaatatatagatgcattaataatataagagatattgtgatatcccaaccaaaatcctgtccaccatggagcaatcttcaacttcacctgcaactaacaacgctataagaggggctgagcaaagcggtaacatagccaagcaacggttcgctaggaagggtgtcaaaggttagaggttcatggcaatttgggaggcctgatgagcaaaagataggtaatgcagcatagcgatagaacgaagcaactagcatagcaatgatagtagtgagatccagggtagcggtcatcttgcctgaaatcccgctaggaagaagaacgagtccatgaagaagacgaacaaaagtagtcgaacgaatcctcacaatcgcaacattactggaactaagaagcaacaccggaaagaaacaaacaacatggtaaacacgcaagcaatatcatggcatgaagcacaaacaagtatgatgcatgtccggtttaatgaggcatggcatggtaaagtgcaacaaacaatactacaaattaaagtggagctcaatatgcaacgagttgcatattgacaaaatgccacatggacatatttagtttaatctcctttaggtacacaacaatattaaatgttgttaaacatggcaagaggtgaagcataattaatctacctatctaggcaagtttaagtgaggccggaaacaacaaacaacaattccggaaaatccccatgtgcataaaatgaatttggtactgttctgacctaaaccatatttttaatgttgttaaacatgcaagatgagtgcaccaagttaatctaggcatttttccaccccaaatacatataaagtttatttaaaaccgagctactgtTATTTAGttgtgaaataaatcattttaatatggcatttaagcaaattaacacaaacagcattttaaaaattttaaacatggatgaaagtgacatattatgaaactagatgaaattctaagcattttacatatataaaacattttaatctgatgcacggttgtggagtttattatatgcatgatattgaggggttttctgtaaaaatgtaaacactggataaatagacaaattcgcagcGCAGGGAAAAAAACTAcgcgggccgaatctggctgggccaATGGAAGGGAATGGAGGCGATGGGGGTTTTCTTaccatgggcttggcccatctgcagaggaggggggaggccggcagggcgcgctgggccggcctgcttgTGATGCCCAGGAGGAGCGCGACCAGGGGTCAACGCGCGGAGGGAGCGTCGTCCTCCCGAACCAGAGGACGAATGAGGCGGCGGTCTTGGCGACGAGCAGGGCGGCGTCCAGAGGGCCGGCGGACGACGGGGATAGGGGGATCCGGGCGCTCCTGTCCGAATCTGGCCGGAGGCGGGGCCAGACGATGAActacggcgacgggcggcggcgcgaggcgctgcgggagagagagagctggtgaggggaggaaggagaagaggaagggagagagaggccggGCGGCAGCGTGACCTGCGGCagaggtcgccggagttggttgTCGGTGACGCTCGGCGGGGTGGTTGCACGTGGAGGGGCGGCGCACGGGATCTTGGAGCCAGGGAGCGCAGGCGCGGGGCGCAGGGCGACGCTCGCACGGGCGCGCGGGCCCGGCGGCGGCCCAGGGCAGCCTGACGATGGGCTTCGACGGGCCGCGGGGTAGGGGGCGGCTGGAGGAGCGGGAGGGGACAGGTGGCAGCGCCTGGGTGGCAGCagggtgctggcggcggcgccaagtggcggggcTGGGTTCGGTCGGCGTGGAATCTGAGGAGGAGGGGCTAGGAGGTGGGGGAAGGGCTAGgagatgcccaaaatggcatgagggTGTCCATATATGAaaggggctagggtttgaggggttaggaggggggtttcggagccgttcgatcataatcggacggtccggagcggaggggaaGTGTAGGAGGGCTAGACGGGCTGTGATGAgaggcctcgggctgagaggagagaagaaaagagaggcccggcaacagtttccgaataccgaaaacgtctgacgctagaccgactatatcgcggttatatatttaacggttgggcagtcaaacgaactccgaatgcgacgaaatttggcaggcggcctgtctacactataataagaccgctcgacaagtttcatcccattccgagaatatttttatgccacttataaaataatatttcggaggtgccgcgggcgcgtgcaagtgtgtctggactcggaacggacaacggagagaaccggcggaaccccaacggatgcaagttttgaaaaacatgcagatgaaatgcagatgaagtgcagatgatgacatggcaaaatgcaacacgcaagcaaatgacatggcaacgacggcgaataactggcagacacctagcacatcgaatccggggcgttacacctctTGACCTTATTAGGCCCATTAATATTAAATTGAATACATATTTGTTCTAAACATGTTCAgagcattatatatataatttaataTCCCCGAAAATATTTTCCACCTACATATATTAATCTGTAACACCCGATATTACCTGATATTCActtaaacccttccggtgaccccgaaacgcttccggaacctctcggaactattctggATATTAATGAAGCAATTCcaaaaatatattctcatcactcccgtCACACTAACACTCAGCaaatcatgattaccttaagcttatgaccccgtaggttcggtaaatcatagacatgaacgaaaccccttcctTCAATGACCCATAGCGGAGCCGTGGACATCCATACCAGTCCCTAtgattacacaaatgatatttgagtgaacctttggttatcatgtgatgtttcctttgcttcgtgatactttacaaaacctggTGTGCATCGGTATCTTCCAGAGTCATCACTatgctcactataccgttgcttcggttaccggttttgttcttctttctcgttgacgtgttccggcatccccgtgacgtagtcacctgagtctggctagacgatgatggatgccgtcacaccgagagggccctaagaatatctctccatcgtcggaggagcaaatcccactctcgagctgtctggtcacttgtcaaactttccggtgagcctgtaagttgtcgttatgatcaccttgttacagatgacgtttgagcaacaccaaagcccaccgtccattaggaagtgaccgagacactctcatggtctgaggaactaaaacacatgctaacactctgTGTCATAACAGATGATTTTAGACGATGTAATCACATAGTATAACAGATAactattgggtcgattcaatatgatcgtttttCTAACGTCATatcctcaatgttgttttaggactatcgttaccaTTAACAacatcctaagatccggaaaacgtgatcaccaacaacacttagccagtcttagaggcgagactgaaaacctattgtttaccgtttatcattccacacgtgcatatgagttttccaatgAATCACATATTTCAGGATCATAGCAGTAATTgtatgaaatataaactcttaactatgaatattgaaaatataataatataatattgttgcctctaggccatatttccaacagtgggtcCTACTTGTCGGAACTGACATGACGAGCGAGTCCGGACCTTCTTCTACCCGACTTAAATTTAAATTTGATATGAAAGGTGTCGATCAGTCATTATTCAAAAAAAAGGTGTCGATCAGGCCGGTTTGAGATAGATCACATTTTTTTTATGACCGGTGACTACCGGCCGTCTGCCTAAACGTGCCCGGACACCAGAAAGGTCCCGGTTTTTCTAAACCCGCCCAACTTGCCTGATCGGTGGAGTCATTTTCGGCCTCTCCAACGACAGAGGTGGAGTAGACACTGGCCACCACGGAAGTCCGAAAAAAGTACGATCAAGTCCCGCATGGCCATACGATAGACGGACACGAATCCTTCCCTGTCGTGATGAAACTGCTCCTCGTGCCATCCGTACCATCAGAAACCGATCGATCGTAGCCCAAACTACCATTAATGCCtacggggaggagggaggagggctgaGCCATCTCCCATAAGAGGCGCACACTCGAGCTCGAGTTAGACACCAACTGGCAAGTTCGAGGTACCGCCTCCTTCTCATGGAGCGGGCGAGGAGGAAGGGTTCACGGTCATGGACGGCGGCTGTGGCTCTGGTGTCCCTCTTTGCGGTCGCCAGCGTGGCCGCGGCGGGGGCGGGGACGCCGAGGAGGATCCTGGTGGACACGGACATGGACACCGAGGACCTATTTGCGCTGCTCTACATCCTCAAGCAggatcggtccaagctggacgtcaaggtaaTTTGGTGCCATGGCACTCGTCGTCACCGCGCTCACATGCATGCTGGAAATGGAATGTTCTGCTGATCGCATCGGTCACACTGTCTGTCGTAGGCTATTACCATCAACGCCAACGCATGGATCGACGCCGGCCACGGTGTCAACCAGCTCTACGATATCCTCTACATGATGGGCCGCGACGACATTCCcgtcggcgtcggtggcgacggaggCATATCGGACGCCGGCGAGATACACCGGGACGTCGGTGGCTACCTCCCCCTGATAGACCAGGTACTGATAACATGAGAAATACACTGATCGACAGCCGACCAAGATTTGCCAACATGTAAAAATACGTACGTACGTCCACGGCAGGGCATGTCAACGGCGGGCGGCTGCCGGTACCGGCAGGCCATCCCCCCGGGAAGCCACGACGGGCGCCTGGACACCGACACCAACTCCGGCGTCCGGAGGGGCTTCCTCCCGCGGGGACCCCGGCAGTACGAGCCGCTCCGGCAGCCCACGGCGCAGCAGGTGATGGTGGACACGGTGTCGGCCGGCCCCACAACGCTTCTCCTCTTAGGGGCCCTGACCAACACCGCGCTCCTCCTCATGGCGCAGCCGCACCTGAGGCGCAACGTCGAGCGCGTCTACGTCTCCGGCGGCGGCGTGCGGGTGCCGGGGAACCTCTTCACCGCCAACGACACCAACCCGTTCGCGGAGTTCAACATGTTGTGCGACCCCTTCGCCGCCTACGTGGTGCTCCACTCCGGCATCCCCGTCACTCTCGTCCCACTCGACGCCACCAACACCATCCCGGTCACGGAGGAGTTCTTCGCCGAGTTCGGCCGGCGATGGCAGAGCACGCCCGAGGCGCGCTACTGCTTCCAGACGCTGGACCAGGTCCTGAGGAGACGCAGAAGGCCCGCGCCCGGCCTCCATGGCAGCACGGCAAGCTCTCAATTCAATTCAAACTCTTCCATTTTGTCCGTCCTAGTTACAAATATCTCAATTCATCAGTTACTGTAGGACTTTTACCTGTGGGATTCCTTTACTGTCGGTGTGGCGATCTCTAGCATGGGAAATGGCGAGGTCAATGGAGGAAACGACTTTGCTGAGCTAGAGTATATGAACATCACGGTCATCACTTCCAACAAACCGTACGGTGTGCGCGATGGCTCGAATCCGTTTTTCGACGGCAGTGAGACACCGAAGTTTGGTCTGAAGGAGGGTGGAGTTCACAGTGGCCATGTCCAGACTGGGATCAGAGATAGCTTCTGCCTGGTGGAGGGAAGCAACTCAGGAAGATGCCAGGTACTTATTTCCTTTTGAAAAGAAGGTTgaccccccggcctctgcatcgatCGGTGCACACAACCCTCAGGCAATTATTGCAAAGTTTACAAGCATAAAAAAAGTCTCAAAGGCAAAACAAAAAACCAGACATTTAACTTGCATTCCTCCTTATGTATAGGACGCATACACCAAGGAAGTGGCTGGTTCAGAAGGAGTCCCGGTTCGAGTTGCCACGAGCGCAAAGCCAAACACGGATAACAATAGCACGCTTGATAGGGAATTTCTCAAGAGCTTCCTAGAGGTGAGCACTATATAAGCAGTACATATGCATGATTGGCAATTGG encodes:
- the LOC119307184 gene encoding uncharacterized protein LOC119307184; translated protein: MERARRKGSRSWTAAVALVSLFAVASVAAAGAGTPRRILVDTDMDTEDLFALLYILKQDRSKLDVKAITINANAWIDAGHGVNQLYDILYMMGRDDIPVGVGGDGGISDAGEIHRDVGGYLPLIDQGMSTAGGCRYRQAIPPGSHDGRLDTDTNSGVRRGFLPRGPRQYEPLRQPTAQQVMVDTVSAGPTTLLLLGALTNTALLLMAQPHLRRNVERVYVSGGGVRVPGNLFTANDTNPFAEFNMLCDPFAAYVVLHSGIPVTLVPLDATNTIPVTEEFFAEFGRRWQSTPEARYCFQTLDQVLRRRRRPAPGLHGSTDFYLWDSFTVGVAISSMGNGEVNGGNDFAELEYMNITVITSNKPYGVRDGSNPFFDGSETPKFGLKEGGVHSGHVQTGIRDSFCLVEGSNSGRCQDAYTKEVAGSEGVPVRVATSAKPNTDNNSTLDREFLKSFLEVLNLPRQSGRFNISTQFPFYREVLYKPDFMNVSRGKPVIFDMDMSPGDFISLIYLLKTPREVIDVKAVLVNGNGWANIATIDIVYDILHMMGRDDIPVGLGDTTALGNPTLGCDNAYAIPLGSGGFVDSDTLYGLARLLPISPRRYTPESSGDPEHRQPSAFEVWQCVRRQLDPGDKITLLTSGPLTNLANISLSDRDASSVIERVYVVGGLIRDEGHEKGNVFTVPTNRYAEFNMFLDPLAAKTVLESNLNITLIPLTAQRKVASFGSVLEALKQTQQTPESKFAQELFSLLKELRSREKLYHHVDIFLGEVLGAVYMVQGSDLKSTVMPKRITVVANTTKSTDGQIVISNQSSNMVHVLSDFNGDVYCNRLANSLANKKQSAIIANFEEQKAIWSRPPDNSGPKHTKFL